The DNA sequence CAgcttttgtggttttttttttttttttggcacatgGAACATCataaacataaaaacattaAGATAATTTGCCCACAACTAATGAGTCTATAAGACatcactttgattttattttacttttattatattttatgttttatgaaGTTTTGAGTCAAGTTGTGATTTTGTGAGTGCCCCTCCAGATATCAAATCCTGATTCCATTACTGAATGGAGTCCaacaaaaatcaataattacacACTCCTTTAGATTaagcaaacaaaaaaagatCACATGGAAGTTGTAGGTTCTCACTCCATATCATTCCAATAAACATGTTATTAGTACTTATAGTTGGGTGATGTCATGCGATCGAGTTGATGATTTATTATGATGTTTAGAAAACGCAAAAGATGCATGCAAAAATGTAATCATTTAACAGAAGCTCGATCATCTGTTGTAGCTCCAAAAATAAGATTTAATTTGACTCGAAGTAGTCGCCAAGGATACCTCGGCTGTATTTTGTACTCTTTATATTGTAGAAGATTCTTTCCCTCAAGGTCTTTGAAGAGCATCAAGTCCTTTGAGGTTCTCACCGCAtctttcattatatatatatttgtaagcATTAGCTAgtgtgaaaagaaaaggattataGTTTATACACTAAAACAATTTACAGAGCTTAAAATACTTCTATATAACACTAGTTGGGGTAAAGCATAAAtacaattaaatatatttatgcAAGCTAGTGatatattcacatgttcatgggTGATTAGCTCTGCAAATTTCTGAAACGTCAGCAAGAGTAAGTTATGAGAAAAGACAAATAATTAATAGAAACCATGATCAATAATAGCTCACGCCTTTTTGAGTCTTGGTCTGAACTATACAGTAAAATATATTTATGGTTTTTgtctaaaaataataataatgctaAGTGAACCACCTCTTGCCTCTTATTGTATTATTTAAAGTCTATTTTATGTGACAACATATATGAAATTGCCACGTAATTTTAATGAAAGTTTATGATTCGTAAATGGTTATGTCAAATTAGTTGTCACATAAAATTGGCTCTAAATGATTTATTAAAAAGTGGTTCATCTAACATCATTGCTTTAAAATAAAACATGAGGTAACTTGTAACTTAATTGGATGATACTTTTCCACTAGCCTTCTTAGGCGTTAGATTGAATGCACTAGATTTGAAAATATACAAACTACGGACCAAAGAATACAACATTTGGCAAGgcatagaaatgaataatcTAAATTTGTAAGGGTAATTTTTCAAACCGAAAATTTGAAGCCAACTGATTGAATTCAATCTTGGATTAGGGGGTCATATTTCATCATTTAGGGCTTATTTCTGCGTTGAGTATAGCTTTAGAATGACTGTATTTGAAAGATGTTAGCTAATTAGCACTTAATATAGTGGATAAaacattttcttttcaaataaaaTGTTGGTAAGTGTCTTAAGTTTGGATCCTCTTgatgaagtggtgttagctcagtggttagagcacccattACTTAAAATCGaggtcatgagttcgagtcatcatgggggtaggagtgaaatcctttaatCCTCtttgttaaaaaaagaaaaaaaaaagtttgaatcCTCTTTACTctaagaaaagtaaaaaatgtcGATAGTTAAATTTCATTAATGAGATTcaatcatttattttcttaatagtttttttttttttagttagatTCGTTTGATTGATTCTGAATATAGTCTAATCCAACTCCTGGGTCTTATGCAAACATCACAAACTAACTACCCCAAATGCTCAAACAGACATTAGTTGTCTACCAATTTAGGTGAATTTTCCATATTTGGTATTTTCCTGATTAGAAATATGAAATCTTATCCAACAAATTACATTAATCTAAATTCACCAAACTAATACTAATTAATAGGCTATCCAAACAATATGTTTCCCCTTAAATATTCTCAttttttcttattctcttttCTTTACACTGTACATAAACTCTTCAGCTAAAACACCGGCATTCCCAAACTATCATTCCTCCTATGCTACAATAACACGGATCCTCCTCTATTTCTATATGTAtggttgaaagttgaaacaaatAGGAAtatttaggaaaaaaaatcattatgGGGTAATGAGTTTTAGAGGAGATGCATTTAGTCGCAGTCAAGAGAAAATACTAAAAAAGGTAAATTTTCATAAATGCGTAAAATACAGAATGTGGAAAGTTGGAAACGTCCCTAACTCTTGGCCACGTAGGTGTCCTTTGTATTTGGCCAACTATATAAACATGTACTTGTGCCCCTCCCTAGGATGCTCAGCGGGTCACGCCCTTCTCCCCCTTCCCCTGTCTCCACCCAGATTCCATTAGCTATGGCGGTCTCTGGTACATTCATTAGACCAAATCAGTACTTCTCTTCATGCGTCAATACTCCGAGTCCAAGACTAAGACTAAATCCCAGTTGCAGAAAACAGGTTTGAGAATACTTTCATGTCCATGTCTTCCCCTCTGTTTTCTGTTCTTGCAAATGAGCTCCATGATCTCCATTTACCTATGCTGTTTTGAAAACCAAGGAAGATGCTTCTCACTTCCCTTTGCTTTTCTGATTGACTCTTGAAATTTCCTGTTCTGATGTGGGGTCTTGTTTAAGAACTGTGTTTACTGATGTTTCAATGATTGTTTTGTTTCTCTGTGGCAGTTCTGTTTGAAGGCTTCAGCTGGTAACTCAGACGGCGAGGACCGCAAGTTGACAAGAAAGGAGAAAGACGGAGGATGTAAGATCGAGTACACTACTGAAAAACCAGCCACGCCATTGCTGGACACAGTCAATTACCCAGCTCACATGAAGAATCTATCAACACAGGTAGATACTAGATACAGGCAACaagttttgttggtggtgttACTCCTCCGTCGTTTCATTCATCTATGTTGGTTTACTCATAGTTATCGAACCATTGTTCTTCAGGATCTCGAACAACTAGCAGCAGAGCTCAGAATGGATATTGTTCACAGTGTTTCACAGACAGGTGGGCATCTCAGTTCTAGCTTGGGTGTGGTGGAGCTATCAGTGGCACTGCATCATGTGTTCAGCACCCCTGACGATAAAATCATATGGGATGTTGGTCATCAGGTACAAAAAACATTATTTTCTAATTTGATTGGAAAGAACTGATACtggtatttataattaattgatCAGAAGACATCAAATTATAGTTAATATATATCCAATAGGTTCTATTATCAATATAAATCCAATAGGTTCTGAAAGAAACAATACCTTGTGCAGGCTTATCCTCATAAAATTCTCACAGGAAGGAGGTCCAAGATGCATACAATGAGGAAAACTTCAGGTCTTGCAGGATTTCCCAAAAGGGATGAGAGCGTTTATGATGCTTTTGGTGTCGGGCACAGTTCTACAAGCATATCTGCTGGTTTGGGTACCTTTAAAAATTAAATCAACCACCATCCTCAACCCCCAAACCCGCGTTCATCTCAAACTTGAACAAAATATATTGTTAGTATTAACAAATGAATGCTGTTCTAATGCCATCCAACTTCTCTGCAAAATTGTTGGCAGGTATGGCAGTCGCAAGAGATCTACTTGGGAAGGACAACAGTATCATTTCAGTGATTGGAGATGGAGCCATGACAGCAGGACAAGCATATGAAGCCATGAACAACGCAGGATACCTTGATGCTAATCTGATCGTCATACTGAATGACAATAAGCAAGTCTCTTTACCCACCGCCACCCTTGATGGCCCTGCAACGCCAGTTGGAGCCCTCAGCAGTGCTCTAACCAAACTCCAAGCAAGCACTCAGTTTCGCAAACTTCGAGAAGCTGCAAAAGTAAGCGCTTATGCGTACACATAATAATTCCTTCATATCTTGTTCTGTATATGGTCTGACTTTGAAAATTTTTTCCAAAGAGCATTACAAAGAAAATCGGAGGACAAACACATGAAGTTGCAGCTAAAGTAGATGAGTATGCAAGAGGAATGATTAGTGCTTCTGGATCCACTCTCTTCGAGGAGCTTGGATTGTATTATATTGGTCCAGTAGACGGTCACAATGTTGCAGACTTGGTCAACATTTTCCAGAGAGTGAAAGCCATGCCCGCCCCGGGGCCAGTTTTGATCCACATCATAACAGAGAAAGGAAAAGGCTACCCCCCAGCCGAGGCCGCAGCTGATAGAATGCATGGTGAGGCTTGAAACTTATGATCCTACACTCATTTTATGAATTCTTATGGTGATACTTAACATTACTTAATACCCTGTCCTTCAGGGGTTGTCAAGTTTGACCCACCAACAGGCCAGCAATTTAAGACCAAATCCCCTACGCTTTCATACACTCAGTACTTTGCTGAATCTCTGATAAAGGAAGCTGAAACAGATGAGAAAATTGTAGCGATCCATGCAGCAATGGGTGGCGGCACTGGTCTAAATTACTTCCAGAAGAGGTTTCCAGATCGTTGCTTTGATGTGGGGATTGCTGAGCAACATGCTgtcacatttgcagctggtttAGCTGCAGAAGGTCTCAAGCCATTCTGTGCTATCTACTCAACATTCCTGCAACGAGGATATGATCAGGTAAGCTCATAAAGCGACTAGGCAGTTGGGGCGAATGCCACAAATATAGTCTTTATGCCAACTTATTTCTTGATATGACACTAATG is a window from the Rosa chinensis cultivar Old Blush chromosome 2, RchiOBHm-V2, whole genome shotgun sequence genome containing:
- the LOC112187883 gene encoding probable 1-deoxy-D-xylulose-5-phosphate synthase 2, chloroplastic isoform X1, whose product is MLSGSRPSPPSPVSTQIPLAMAVSGTFIRPNQYFSSCVNTPSPRLRLNPSCRKQFCLKASAGNSDGEDRKLTRKEKDGGCKIEYTTEKPATPLLDTVNYPAHMKNLSTQDLEQLAAELRMDIVHSVSQTGGHLSSSLGVVELSVALHHVFSTPDDKIIWDVGHQAYPHKILTGRRSKMHTMRKTSGLAGFPKRDESVYDAFGVGHSSTSISAGLGMAVARDLLGKDNSIISVIGDGAMTAGQAYEAMNNAGYLDANLIVILNDNKQVSLPTATLDGPATPVGALSSALTKLQASTQFRKLREAAKSITKKIGGQTHEVAAKVDEYARGMISASGSTLFEELGLYYIGPVDGHNVADLVNIFQRVKAMPAPGPVLIHIITEKGKGYPPAEAAADRMHGVVKFDPPTGQQFKTKSPTLSYTQYFAESLIKEAETDEKIVAIHAAMGGGTGLNYFQKRFPDRCFDVGIAEQHAVTFAAGLAAEGLKPFCAIYSTFLQRGYDQVVHDVDLQKLPVRFAMDRAGLVGADGPTHCGAFDITYMACLPNMVVMAPSDEAELMHMVATAAVIDDRPSCFRFPRGNGIGAVLPAHNKGTPIEIGKGRVLMEGSRVAILGYGSVVQQCVGAANMLKTRDISVTVADARFCKPLDTELIKQLAKEHEILITVEEGSIGGFGSHVSHYLSLSGILDGPLKLRAMVLPDRYIDHGAPQDQLEEAGLSSRQISATVLSLLGRPKEALQFVSG
- the LOC112187883 gene encoding probable 1-deoxy-D-xylulose-5-phosphate synthase 2, chloroplastic isoform X2, whose product is MLSGSRPSPPSPVSTQIPLAMAVSGTFIRPNQYFSSCVNTPSPRLRLNPSCRKQFCLKASAGNSDGEDRKLTRKEKDGGCKIEYTTEKPATPLLDTVNYPAHMKNLSTQDLEQLAAELRMDIVHSVSQTGGHLSSSLGVVELSVALHHVFSTPDDKIIWDVGHQAYPHKILTGRRSKMHTMRKTSGLAGFPKRDESVYDAFGVGHSSTSISAGMAVARDLLGKDNSIISVIGDGAMTAGQAYEAMNNAGYLDANLIVILNDNKQVSLPTATLDGPATPVGALSSALTKLQASTQFRKLREAAKSITKKIGGQTHEVAAKVDEYARGMISASGSTLFEELGLYYIGPVDGHNVADLVNIFQRVKAMPAPGPVLIHIITEKGKGYPPAEAAADRMHGVVKFDPPTGQQFKTKSPTLSYTQYFAESLIKEAETDEKIVAIHAAMGGGTGLNYFQKRFPDRCFDVGIAEQHAVTFAAGLAAEGLKPFCAIYSTFLQRGYDQVVHDVDLQKLPVRFAMDRAGLVGADGPTHCGAFDITYMACLPNMVVMAPSDEAELMHMVATAAVIDDRPSCFRFPRGNGIGAVLPAHNKGTPIEIGKGRVLMEGSRVAILGYGSVVQQCVGAANMLKTRDISVTVADARFCKPLDTELIKQLAKEHEILITVEEGSIGGFGSHVSHYLSLSGILDGPLKLRAMVLPDRYIDHGAPQDQLEEAGLSSRQISATVLSLLGRPKEALQFVSG